The following proteins come from a genomic window of Candidatus Dependentiae bacterium:
- a CDS encoding all-trans-retinol 13,14-reductase: MNLKDFGKLFLILFVIVLSACGNQKQDYDISYKPKWKAKFDLKSTKAINEYDAIVVGSGIGGLTSASLLAKEGFKVLVLEQSHQIGGFSSSYGRDEFTFGTGGEDVSGLWERGSVTYLLKQLNLRKDDLFVKHTREYILNGEKLVLPNDYEGFVKYLYARFPSESENIKLFFAQAKAAYEEINDPLVFEFYGIRLDKEQLVELFGKEKMQSLSSGQNISKWMNKNYQQKLDEFFKDENLKAFLKSLLGYLGLEADKTPALTALLANLSYFIFGGYYPKGGPGGFALALKKLIESHGGVVLADHKVDKVLIKDKTVEGVCVGDKIFKSSIVIANANAKTLFLNLVDSKEFSDKFILDIKNLKMSTSAFVVHLGLDMDLSKIPASLVVSLDNGLYMLISTNVDKSLAPANKSVVTLIKLIDYKDFHSSKSPEYTELKEKTANQLIAKAETIIPNLSKKILVRDISTPYTFERYTSMPEGAIYAFDRSKNKNVPYFKSPIEGLYLASASAKAGGIEAVVIAGIWCKHDILNWKR; this comes from the coding sequence ATGAATTTAAAAGATTTTGGAAAATTATTTTTGATTTTGTTTGTTATAGTGTTATCTGCTTGTGGTAATCAAAAGCAAGATTATGATATTTCTTATAAACCAAAATGGAAAGCTAAATTTGATTTAAAATCTACTAAAGCTATTAATGAATATGATGCGATTGTGGTTGGAAGTGGAATCGGTGGTTTAACAAGTGCTTCCTTGCTGGCCAAAGAAGGCTTTAAAGTTTTAGTTTTGGAGCAATCACATCAGATTGGTGGATTTAGCTCTTCTTACGGTAGAGATGAATTTACTTTTGGAACAGGTGGCGAAGATGTTAGCGGATTGTGGGAACGTGGTTCTGTTACATATTTGTTGAAACAATTAAATCTTAGAAAAGATGATCTTTTTGTAAAACATACAAGAGAATATATTTTAAATGGTGAAAAATTAGTTCTTCCAAATGATTACGAAGGCTTTGTTAAGTATCTTTACGCAAGATTTCCAAGTGAATCTGAAAATATAAAACTGTTTTTTGCACAAGCAAAGGCGGCTTACGAAGAAATTAATGATCCTTTAGTTTTTGAATTTTATGGCATTCGATTGGATAAAGAACAACTTGTAGAGTTGTTTGGAAAAGAAAAGATGCAGTCTTTATCTTCTGGTCAAAATATATCTAAGTGGATGAATAAAAATTATCAACAAAAATTGGACGAATTTTTTAAAGATGAAAATTTAAAAGCATTTTTAAAATCACTTCTTGGATATTTAGGATTAGAAGCGGATAAAACACCCGCCCTTACTGCTTTGCTAGCAAATTTGAGCTATTTTATATTTGGTGGGTATTATCCAAAAGGCGGTCCTGGGGGTTTTGCTCTAGCTCTTAAAAAATTGATTGAAAGTCATGGTGGAGTTGTTTTAGCTGATCATAAAGTTGATAAAGTTTTGATAAAAGATAAAACGGTAGAAGGTGTTTGTGTTGGTGATAAGATTTTCAAATCTTCGATTGTGATTGCGAATGCAAATGCTAAAACTTTATTTTTGAATTTGGTTGACTCCAAAGAGTTTTCAGACAAATTCATTTTAGATATTAAAAATCTTAAAATGTCGACATCAGCATTTGTGGTTCATTTGGGTCTTGATATGGATTTGTCTAAGATTCCAGCAAGCCTTGTTGTAAGTTTGGATAATGGGTTATATATGCTTATTAGTACCAATGTAGATAAGTCATTAGCGCCTGCTAATAAATCTGTTGTTACGCTAATTAAATTGATAGATTACAAAGATTTTCATTCTTCAAAAAGTCCTGAGTATACAGAGTTAAAAGAAAAAACGGCAAATCAGCTAATAGCTAAAGCAGAAACTATCATTCCAAATTTAAGCAAAAAGATTCTTGTGCGTGATATTTCGACGCCTTACACTTTTGAAAGATATACTTCTATGCCTGAAGGTGCGATATATGCTTTTGATAGGTCAAAAAATAAGAATGTTCCTTATTTTAAATCGCCAATTGAAGGTTTATATTTGGCAAGTGCTTCAGCTAAGGCAGGTGGAATTGAAGCGGTCGTGATTGCAGGTATTTGGTGCAAACATGATATTTTGAATTGGAAGCGATAA
- the gidA gene encoding tRNA uridine-5-carboxymethylaminomethyl(34) synthesis enzyme MnmG, with amino-acid sequence MLEKYDVIIVGGGHAGCEAAYVAANLGSKTLLVTIKKDRIAWCPCNPSIGGLGKGHIVYEIAAFNGLMPKLCSKSHLQARMLNTSKGPAVQGLRVQVDKFKYSKLAQEILSQTKNLEIFQGEVASLLFEKLENKNKVIGIKVASGEEFFAKSVVVTVGTFLNGTVHIGLKNHSSGREGEPAATFLTGSLQEILGIKLGRLKTGTPPRLLKSSLDYSKFDQHESHQLDFLYEFDGVQSEEKVSCFVTATNESTHEIIRSNFARSARFGGAITGIGPRYCPSIEDKVARFPDRKTHHVFVEPEGLESDEVYPAGLSTSLPLDVQIDYIRSIKGFENAEIARAGYAIEYDFLPPTNLKHSLEAKNVENLFFAGQINGTTGYEEAAGQGLVAAINAHLKVNNKDPFILNRNESYIGVMIDDLVTIGIDEPYRMFTSRAERRLLLRQDNTFLRLMPHARDLGLISDEMYEQFLREKNIIQKSVELIKSVNRNDELYKSFFVIEFTDEIKQRAKELLAEKLLQNNLEYQYLLNSRVLLNIHAEIKYEGYLQREVREVEKASRYQSLHIPQNFDYKDLPGLCVELQQKLTKFKPANIAQAQLIPGMTPAAISLLIFQIRICEKIKTNLFY; translated from the coding sequence ATGCTTGAAAAATATGATGTGATTATTGTTGGTGGTGGACATGCCGGTTGTGAAGCAGCATACGTTGCTGCTAATTTGGGATCAAAAACATTACTTGTAACAATAAAAAAAGATCGAATAGCCTGGTGTCCATGCAATCCATCGATAGGTGGACTGGGTAAAGGTCACATTGTTTATGAAATCGCAGCTTTTAATGGTTTGATGCCAAAACTTTGTAGTAAATCACATTTGCAAGCACGAATGTTAAATACTAGCAAGGGTCCAGCTGTACAAGGACTACGAGTTCAAGTTGATAAATTTAAATATTCAAAATTGGCGCAAGAAATTTTATCTCAAACTAAAAATTTAGAAATATTTCAAGGAGAAGTTGCTTCGCTTTTATTTGAAAAACTAGAAAATAAAAATAAAGTGATCGGTATTAAAGTAGCATCTGGCGAAGAATTTTTTGCAAAATCTGTCGTTGTCACTGTTGGTACATTTTTGAATGGAACTGTTCATATCGGTTTAAAAAATCACAGTTCTGGGAGAGAGGGTGAACCGGCTGCAACATTTTTGACAGGTTCGTTGCAAGAAATTTTGGGCATAAAACTTGGAAGATTAAAAACAGGAACACCTCCAAGGCTTTTGAAATCATCACTTGATTACTCAAAATTTGATCAGCACGAATCTCATCAACTAGACTTTCTTTATGAATTTGATGGTGTGCAAAGCGAAGAAAAAGTTTCATGTTTTGTAACTGCCACAAATGAAAGTACTCACGAAATTATTCGAAGCAATTTCGCACGATCAGCTAGATTTGGTGGTGCTATCACAGGAATTGGACCAAGATATTGTCCTTCGATCGAAGACAAAGTTGCAAGATTTCCAGATCGCAAAACACATCATGTTTTTGTTGAGCCTGAAGGTTTAGAAAGTGATGAAGTTTATCCAGCTGGTCTTTCAACATCTTTGCCGCTTGATGTTCAAATTGATTATATTCGTAGTATCAAAGGTTTTGAAAATGCAGAAATTGCGCGCGCCGGATACGCAATCGAATATGATTTTTTGCCGCCAACAAATTTAAAACATTCGCTTGAAGCAAAAAATGTAGAAAATTTATTTTTTGCAGGACAAATAAATGGAACAACCGGATACGAAGAAGCAGCTGGCCAAGGATTGGTCGCTGCGATAAATGCGCATTTAAAAGTTAATAATAAAGACCCTTTTATTTTAAATCGTAATGAAAGTTATATTGGCGTTATGATTGATGATCTTGTGACTATCGGTATTGATGAGCCTTATCGAATGTTTACATCGCGCGCTGAACGTAGACTTCTTTTGCGACAAGATAATACATTTTTGCGACTAATGCCTCATGCAAGAGATTTGGGATTAATTAGTGATGAAATGTATGAACAATTTTTGAGAGAAAAAAATATCATTCAAAAATCTGTTGAACTTATAAAATCAGTAAATCGAAATGATGAACTGTATAAATCATTTTTTGTTATAGAGTTTACAGATGAGATAAAACAGCGGGCAAAAGAACTGCTTGCAGAAAAATTATTACAAAATAATTTGGAGTATCAATATTTATTAAATAGCAGAGTTTTGCTCAATATCCATGCAGAGATAAAATACGAAGGTTATTTGCAACGCGAAGTTCGTGAAGTTGAAAAAGCTTCTCGATATCAAAGTTTACACATTCCACAAAATTTTGATTACAAAGATTTACCTGGATTATGTGTCGAGCTACAACAAAAATTAACAAAATTTAAACCTGCAAATATTGCTCAAGCACAGCTCATTCCTGGTATGACTCCAGCTGCAATATCACTTCTCATATTTCAAATTCGCATTTGCGAAAAAATTAAAACAAATTTATTTTATTAA
- a CDS encoding type I DNA topoisomerase → MARKGQKLLIVESPAKIKTISKFLGDDFAITSTFGHIKDLPPKSLGIDIKKKKDHFVFDIEYETIKDKEKVINDINRLAKNAEEVYLATDPDREGEIISWHVEQEIEKIIKDKDKIYRITFNEITKPAILEAINNKSVVDVKKVNAQQARRVLDRLVGYEVSPILWRKIKKGLSAGRVQSVALYLICDREEKVVSFKPEEYWSIHGLFQTKEASILAELVKISNKNIKVSSKAEADKILEELKKQSYVVTDVTEKKRSKSPLPPFMTSTLQQAAFNLLGFSVDKTMLLAQKLYEGIPLSDPSKPEALITYMRTDSLRISDTAIKAAREYLEEEFGKDYLPKTPNVYSKKAAQDAHEAVRPVDINISPEFVKKYLPPAEAKLYELIWKRFVASQMTPAEYMQRQVSIEGGKYLFRVTGSTLLFDGYLKVYQADDEEEKDETSVKIPKEIEKNKSLDLSKIDPKQHFTQPPARYTEASLVKEMEKLGIGRPSTYAATLSTIQKRDYVTKDKKRFVPTELGKTVSKMLVENLPDIMNVKFTAKMEEDLDKIAQGEIERDIVLEIFYENFVKDLKTFGGEAATKKSVETDLECPKCKSKLVIRFGKAGEFLGCSKYPECSFTSNFIRNATDGSLQLVQTQEEVVSDIKCPQCGRNLIQKFGKYGPFLTCPGYPECKYIHQESLGFPCPLCKGKILKRKWKGGSFWGCGNYPKCKFAIFGEVEEEKCPKCGALYLLVKKDKEGNVTLSCATQGCDFSKKI, encoded by the coding sequence ATGGCAAGAAAAGGTCAAAAATTATTAATAGTTGAGTCTCCCGCCAAAATTAAAACAATCTCCAAGTTTTTGGGAGATGATTTTGCTATTACATCCACTTTCGGTCATATCAAAGATTTGCCACCAAAGTCACTTGGAATAGATATAAAAAAGAAAAAAGATCATTTTGTATTTGATATTGAATATGAAACTATCAAAGATAAAGAAAAAGTTATTAATGATATTAATAGACTTGCAAAGAATGCAGAAGAGGTTTATTTGGCAACAGATCCTGATCGGGAAGGGGAAATAATATCTTGGCATGTTGAGCAAGAAATCGAAAAAATTATCAAAGACAAAGATAAAATTTATCGAATAACATTCAACGAAATAACAAAACCTGCAATTTTAGAAGCTATAAATAATAAATCAGTTGTAGATGTCAAAAAGGTAAATGCGCAGCAAGCTCGAAGAGTTTTAGACCGACTTGTTGGTTATGAAGTATCTCCAATTTTGTGGAGAAAAATCAAAAAAGGTTTATCTGCTGGAAGAGTACAGTCTGTTGCTCTTTATCTGATTTGCGATCGCGAAGAAAAAGTTGTTAGTTTTAAGCCTGAAGAATATTGGTCTATTCATGGTCTTTTCCAGACCAAAGAAGCTTCGATTTTGGCTGAACTTGTAAAGATTAGTAACAAAAATATCAAAGTAAGCAGTAAGGCTGAAGCTGATAAAATATTAGAAGAGTTAAAAAAACAAAGTTACGTTGTAACGGATGTTACGGAAAAGAAGCGTTCCAAAAGCCCGCTTCCTCCATTTATGACTAGTACATTGCAGCAGGCTGCTTTTAATTTACTTGGTTTTTCTGTTGATAAAACTATGTTATTAGCCCAAAAACTTTATGAAGGTATTCCTCTCTCTGATCCAAGCAAACCAGAGGCTTTGATCACTTATATGCGTACCGATTCCTTGCGAATTTCAGATACTGCGATCAAGGCAGCAAGAGAATATCTTGAAGAAGAATTTGGAAAAGATTATTTACCAAAAACTCCAAATGTTTATTCCAAAAAAGCAGCGCAAGATGCGCACGAAGCTGTTCGTCCTGTTGATATAAACATTTCCCCTGAATTTGTTAAAAAATATTTACCGCCAGCTGAAGCAAAACTTTATGAATTAATTTGGAAACGTTTTGTCGCTTCACAAATGACTCCTGCAGAATATATGCAGCGCCAGGTTTCAATCGAAGGTGGAAAGTATTTATTTAGAGTTACAGGTTCGACGTTACTTTTTGATGGTTATTTAAAAGTATATCAAGCAGATGATGAAGAAGAAAAAGATGAAACATCTGTAAAAATTCCAAAAGAAATCGAAAAAAATAAATCACTAGATCTTTCCAAAATAGATCCAAAACAACATTTTACCCAGCCGCCGGCTCGTTATACTGAAGCTTCGCTTGTTAAAGAGATGGAGAAGCTTGGAATTGGTCGACCAAGTACATATGCGGCTACTCTCTCTACGATTCAAAAAAGAGATTATGTAACAAAAGATAAAAAAAGATTTGTTCCTACAGAGCTTGGTAAGACTGTAAGTAAAATGCTTGTAGAAAATTTGCCAGATATTATGAATGTTAAGTTCACAGCAAAAATGGAAGAAGATCTTGATAAAATAGCTCAAGGTGAAATTGAGCGAGATATTGTTTTAGAAATTTTCTATGAAAATTTTGTCAAAGATTTAAAGACTTTCGGTGGTGAAGCTGCTACCAAAAAATCTGTGGAAACAGATCTTGAATGTCCTAAATGCAAAAGCAAATTGGTTATTCGATTTGGAAAAGCAGGAGAATTTTTGGGATGCAGTAAATATCCTGAATGTTCTTTTACTTCCAATTTCATTAGAAATGCAACGGATGGAAGTTTGCAATTAGTTCAAACTCAAGAAGAAGTTGTGTCTGATATAAAATGTCCACAGTGCGGCCGAAATCTTATCCAAAAGTTTGGAAAATACGGTCCATTTTTAACATGTCCTGGTTATCCAGAATGTAAGTATATTCATCAAGAATCACTAGGTTTCCCATGTCCTTTGTGCAAAGGTAAAATTTTAAAGCGCAAATGGAAGGGTGGATCTTTCTGGGGTTGTGGCAACTATCCAAAATGTAAATTTGCGATCTTTGGCGAAGTTGAAGAAGAGAAATGTCCAAAATGTGGCGCCTTGTATCTTTTGGTCAAAAAAGATAAAGAAGGTAACGTTACATTAAGTTGTGCAACTCAAGGCTGCGATTTTTCAAAAAAAATCTAA
- a CDS encoding HAD family phosphatase, producing the protein MINLQITPANKPHIKYRNIIFDLGKVLIQWNPEKFITDMLKINKINEDESRNIFKAFGTKNWSDYDRGTTTQQELAKLYTSKKEKQYFLDFLEMLPSYLQPIEQGVNWLNLAQTKGYKVYLLSNYPKDLYEKAASQYEFFNRIDGAVISYQVNKIKPEPEIYQTLLSKYDLKAEESIFIDDLEENIRAGKLLGIDGIVCNDHNIVEKKLKELSIF; encoded by the coding sequence ATGATAAACCTACAAATAACACCCGCAAATAAACCTCACATAAAATATCGTAATATTATCTTCGATTTAGGTAAGGTATTAATACAATGGAATCCAGAAAAATTTATTACGGATATGCTCAAAATAAATAAAATAAATGAAGATGAATCACGTAATATTTTCAAAGCCTTCGGAACAAAAAATTGGTCTGATTATGACCGTGGTACCACAACTCAACAAGAACTGGCTAAACTTTATACATCAAAAAAGGAAAAACAATATTTTCTAGATTTTTTAGAAATGTTACCAAGCTATCTTCAACCAATAGAACAAGGAGTAAATTGGCTAAATCTAGCACAAACCAAAGGGTATAAAGTTTATTTGCTTTCCAATTATCCTAAAGATCTTTATGAAAAAGCAGCATCACAATATGAGTTTTTCAATCGTATTGACGGAGCTGTAATTTCTTATCAAGTAAATAAAATCAAACCCGAGCCTGAAATATATCAAACTTTACTTTCAAAATATGATTTAAAAGCAGAAGAATCGATTTTCATTGATGATCTAGAAGAAAATATTCGTGCTGGAAAATTATTAGGTATTGATGGAATAGTTTGCAACGATCACAATATAGTTGAAAAAAAGCTCAAAGAACTTTCTATTTTTTGA